From Brucella pseudogrignonensis, a single genomic window includes:
- a CDS encoding efflux RND transporter permease subunit — translation MKKGFNLSDWALNHRSLVWYFMLVFLVAGFVSYLDLGRAEDPEFTVKTMVVQASWPGASIDETMNQVTDRLEKKLEELDTLDYTRSVTTPGKSVVFVFLKDTVRKEQVTKAWSEVRHMLDDIKPTLPEGVYGPYYNDKFGDVFGNIYAFTSDGLSMRQLRDYAEDVRTKILTIPSAGKVELIGAQDEAIYLEFSTRQVAALGLDQQAILKALQDQNAITPSGVVQAGPERISVRVSGQFNSEDDLRAVNLRVNDRFFRLSDVATITRGYVDPPTAIFRVNGEDAIGIAVGMKPNGNLLEFGEKLDAMMDKVKADLPVGINVSKVADQPEVVQDAVSGFTKALFEAVVIVLAVSFISLGLRAGFVVSLSIPLVLAITFLVMSLMDISLQRVSLGALIISLGLLVDDAMIAVEMMVARLEHGDPIHKAATYVYSHTAFPMLTGTLVTIAGFIPIGLNSSQAGEYTYTLFVVIAVSLIVSWIVAVLFAPLLGVTILPKKMKHHEHKPSRFFQAFSKTLLLAMRHKWITIVATVALFVVSVFGMGFIERQFFPESDRPELVIDWTLPQNSSIADTKAQMERFEQTMLKDNPDIEHWSTYIGQSAIRFILSFDVQPANPYFGQMVVVAKDVDARDRLKEKFDEVLRKDYVGTDTFVKFLELGPPVGRPVQYRISGPDIQQLRGIAQDFAGVMSADKRLGVVSYNWNEPGRVIRVDVMQDKARKLGISSKDIATTLNSVVGGIPVTQVRDSIYLIDVIVRAQKHERDSIDTLQSLQIATGNGTSVPLAAIANFRYELEQPVVYRRSRIPTITVAAGINDNTMPDTIVSELQPSVNSFIEKLPAGYSIVTAGTVEESGKSQGPIAAVVPLMLFVMATVLMLQLQSFQRLFLVVAVAPLGLIGVVAALLPSGKPLGFVAILGVLALIGILIRNSVILIVQVEEHISEGMHPWDSVVQASQHRMRPIALTAAAASLALIPIAREVFWGPMAYAMMGGIIAGTAITLLFLPALYVAWFRIKEPDAKADETTVEPQPQH, via the coding sequence GTGAAAAAAGGTTTTAATCTTTCTGACTGGGCTTTGAACCATCGTTCGCTGGTCTGGTATTTCATGCTGGTTTTTCTGGTTGCAGGCTTTGTCTCCTATCTCGACCTTGGCCGTGCGGAGGATCCTGAATTTACCGTAAAGACGATGGTTGTTCAGGCAAGCTGGCCGGGTGCGTCCATTGATGAGACGATGAATCAAGTCACCGACCGGCTTGAAAAGAAGCTCGAAGAGCTGGATACGCTTGATTATACGCGCAGCGTGACCACGCCCGGCAAGTCGGTGGTGTTTGTGTTCTTGAAAGACACTGTGCGCAAGGAACAAGTGACCAAGGCGTGGTCCGAGGTTCGGCACATGCTGGATGACATCAAACCCACTTTGCCTGAGGGCGTTTATGGTCCTTATTACAATGACAAGTTTGGCGATGTGTTTGGCAATATTTATGCTTTCACATCCGATGGGTTGTCGATGCGCCAATTGCGCGACTATGCGGAAGATGTACGAACCAAAATTCTGACTATTCCAAGCGCTGGTAAGGTTGAGTTGATCGGCGCGCAGGATGAGGCGATCTATCTCGAATTTTCAACTCGTCAGGTGGCAGCCCTTGGTCTTGATCAGCAGGCTATTCTGAAAGCGCTTCAGGATCAGAATGCGATAACGCCGTCGGGTGTCGTGCAGGCAGGCCCGGAGCGCATCAGCGTACGGGTGAGTGGTCAGTTTAACTCAGAAGATGATCTTCGTGCCGTCAATTTGCGCGTCAATGATCGCTTCTTCCGCCTCTCGGACGTTGCCACAATCACACGCGGCTATGTTGACCCGCCAACAGCGATTTTCCGCGTGAATGGCGAAGATGCCATTGGGATTGCAGTTGGTATGAAGCCAAATGGCAATCTGCTGGAGTTTGGCGAAAAGCTTGACGCGATGATGGATAAGGTGAAAGCCGATCTGCCCGTCGGTATCAATGTTTCCAAAGTTGCTGACCAGCCAGAAGTGGTTCAGGACGCGGTGTCAGGTTTTACCAAAGCGCTGTTTGAAGCGGTGGTGATTGTTCTGGCCGTCAGCTTCATCAGCCTTGGTCTGCGAGCTGGTTTTGTGGTCTCGCTCTCGATCCCGCTTGTGCTGGCGATTACCTTCCTCGTCATGTCGCTGATGGACATTTCGCTGCAACGTGTGTCGCTGGGTGCGCTGATCATCTCGCTCGGGCTTCTGGTCGATGATGCGATGATTGCTGTGGAAATGATGGTGGCGCGGCTTGAACACGGCGATCCCATCCATAAAGCCGCGACTTACGTCTATTCGCACACCGCATTTCCGATGCTCACAGGTACGCTTGTGACCATTGCGGGCTTTATCCCGATTGGCCTTAATTCCAGTCAGGCAGGCGAATATACTTACACGCTGTTTGTGGTGATTGCGGTTTCGCTGATCGTTTCATGGATTGTGGCGGTGCTGTTTGCGCCGCTTCTGGGTGTGACGATATTGCCGAAAAAGATGAAGCATCATGAGCATAAGCCCAGCCGGTTTTTTCAAGCTTTCTCAAAAACACTGCTGCTGGCGATGCGCCATAAATGGATCACCATTGTCGCAACGGTAGCTTTGTTTGTCGTCTCGGTTTTTGGAATGGGCTTTATTGAGCGCCAGTTTTTCCCGGAATCGGATCGCCCTGAACTGGTGATCGACTGGACACTGCCGCAGAACAGCTCGATTGCGGATACCAAAGCGCAGATGGAGCGCTTTGAGCAGACGATGCTTAAGGACAATCCAGATATCGAACACTGGAGTACCTATATCGGGCAGAGCGCAATTCGTTTCATTCTGTCGTTCGATGTGCAGCCAGCCAATCCTTATTTCGGGCAGATGGTCGTGGTCGCGAAAGACGTCGACGCACGCGATCGCCTGAAAGAAAAATTCGATGAGGTGCTGCGCAAGGACTATGTTGGCACTGATACGTTCGTGAAATTCCTGGAACTTGGGCCGCCGGTCGGGCGACCGGTGCAGTATCGCATTTCCGGGCCTGACATTCAGCAACTGCGTGGCATCGCGCAGGATTTCGCAGGCGTCATGAGTGCCGATAAGCGCCTTGGTGTTGTCAGCTATAACTGGAATGAACCGGGCCGGGTTATTCGGGTCGATGTGATGCAGGACAAGGCACGCAAGCTTGGTATTTCATCCAAGGATATTGCAACGACCTTAAATAGCGTGGTGGGCGGTATTCCGGTCACGCAAGTGCGCGATTCGATCTATCTGATTGATGTGATCGTGCGCGCGCAGAAGCATGAACGCGATTCCATTGACACATTGCAGAGCCTGCAAATCGCAACGGGCAACGGAACTTCGGTCCCGCTCGCAGCTATTGCCAATTTCCGCTACGAGCTTGAGCAGCCGGTTGTTTATCGCCGTTCGCGCATTCCAACCATCACCGTTGCAGCTGGCATTAACGATAACACCATGCCGGATACAATTGTCAGCGAGTTGCAGCCTTCGGTGAACAGTTTCATCGAAAAACTGCCAGCGGGTTATTCGATTGTGACGGCGGGTACAGTTGAAGAAAGCGGCAAGAGTCAGGGACCGATTGCTGCCGTTGTGCCGCTGATGCTTTTTGTGATGGCAACTGTGCTGATGTTGCAATTGCAAAGTTTCCAGCGCTTGTTCCTCGTGGTCGCCGTTGCGCCTCTTGGACTGATCGGTGTTGTTGCAGCGCTGCTTCCAAGCGGGAAGCCGCTTGGTTTTGTTGCAATCCTCGGCGTACTGGCGTTGATCGGCATTCTGATCCGTAACTCAGTCATTCTGATCGTTCAGGTTGAGGAACATATCAGCGAGGGCATGCATCCATGGGATTCGGTTGTGCAGGCAAGCCAGCATCGTATGCGGCCTATCGCATTGACCGCCGCAGCTGCAAGTCTGGCGCTGATCCCGATTGCGCGGGAAGTGTTCTGGGGCCCAATGGCTTACGCCATGATGGGCGGCATTATCGCCGGAACAGCGATTACACTTTTGTTTCTGCCAGCGCTTTATGTTGCATGGTTCCGCATCAAGGAGCCGGATGCAAAAGCAGATGAAACAACGGTGGAGCCACAGCCACAACATTGA
- the purU gene encoding formyltetrahydrofolate deformylase has product MHNFVLTVTCKSTRGIVAAISGYLSGKGCNIIDSAQFDDLDTGRFFMRVSFISEEGVALDVLRDGFAPIAAPFEMDFDFHDNAHRTKTLLMVSRFGHCLNDLLYRWKIGALPIDIVGVVSNHFDYQKVVVNHDIPFHHIAVTKANKPEAEQRLLDIVENTGTELVVLARYMQVLSDSLCQKMSGRIINIHHSFLPSFKGANPYKQAYERGVKLIGATAHYVTADLDEGPIIEQDVARVTHAQSAADYVSIGRDVEAQVLARAVHAHIHHRSFLNGNRTVVFPASPGSFASERMG; this is encoded by the coding sequence ATGCATAACTTTGTCCTGACCGTCACCTGCAAGTCCACCCGCGGTATTGTTGCTGCGATCTCGGGTTATCTTTCGGGCAAAGGGTGTAATATCATTGACAGCGCCCAGTTTGACGATCTTGACACGGGTCGCTTCTTCATGCGCGTCAGCTTTATTTCTGAAGAAGGTGTTGCGCTCGATGTTCTGCGCGATGGATTTGCGCCGATAGCTGCGCCGTTCGAGATGGATTTCGACTTCCACGACAATGCCCATCGCACGAAGACGCTTTTGATGGTCTCGCGTTTTGGTCATTGTTTGAATGATCTTCTGTATCGCTGGAAAATCGGTGCGCTGCCGATCGATATTGTCGGCGTTGTGTCGAACCACTTCGATTATCAGAAGGTTGTCGTTAATCACGATATTCCGTTCCACCATATCGCTGTCACCAAGGCCAACAAGCCGGAAGCCGAACAGCGGCTGCTGGACATTGTCGAGAATACGGGCACGGAGCTTGTGGTTCTTGCGCGTTATATGCAGGTTCTGTCTGATTCACTTTGCCAGAAAATGTCAGGTCGAATCATCAATATTCATCATTCATTCCTGCCATCGTTTAAGGGGGCAAACCCTTACAAGCAGGCCTATGAGCGCGGTGTGAAGCTGATTGGTGCGACAGCGCATTACGTGACGGCTGATCTTGATGAAGGTCCGATCATCGAGCAGGACGTTGCGCGCGTGACCCATGCGCAGAGTGCGGCTGATTATGTGTCCATTGGCCGTGATGTTGAAGCGCAGGTTCTGGCCCGCGCCGTTCACGCCCATATTCATCACCGTTCATTCCTCAACGGCAATCGTACCGTCGTATTCCCGGCTTCGCCTGGGTCCTTCGCCTCCGAACGTATGGGCTGA
- a CDS encoding VOC family protein has translation MNAQKFVSPDAIRSAFSAAMSAMYKEEVPAYGTLMELVSDVNAKVLADDTQLHERLTETDSLERISEERHGAIRLGTAAELSMMRRVFSVMGMFPVGYYDLSAAGVPVHSTAFRPIDDAALKHNPFRVFTSLLRLDLIADAKLREESEEVLAKRNIFTPGAIALVEKAETNGGLDEADAKTFVAEVLETFRWHDHANVSAELYHRLHDAHRLIADVVSFKGPHINHLTPRTLDIDAVQVQMPDRGINPKAVVEGPPTRKCPILLRQTSFKALEEEVSFVSADGTWTPGSHTARFGEIEQRGVALTPKGRALYDKLLNDTRAIARPAPDGSNSAEYVKALSDTFAAFPDTWAGIREEALGYFAYSVKDAARLAAFKPDTDIETLIEGGAVQFDPIIYEDFLPVSAAGIFQSNLGDDDAQDFVESPNQKRFEEDLGAKVLNEFEHYARIERESIEAVQARLSGLEAAE, from the coding sequence ATGAACGCGCAGAAATTCGTTTCACCGGACGCCATTCGCTCCGCCTTTTCGGCAGCCATGTCGGCCATGTATAAGGAAGAAGTGCCTGCTTATGGCACATTGATGGAACTCGTCTCCGATGTGAACGCAAAGGTCCTCGCAGACGACACACAACTGCATGAGCGTTTGACGGAGACCGACTCGCTTGAGCGCATTTCCGAAGAACGTCACGGTGCAATCCGTTTGGGTACTGCCGCTGAACTGTCGATGATGCGCCGCGTTTTCTCGGTCATGGGCATGTTCCCGGTTGGTTACTACGATCTGAGTGCTGCGGGGGTACCCGTGCATTCCACCGCCTTCCGCCCGATTGACGATGCGGCCCTCAAGCACAATCCATTCCGTGTTTTCACATCACTCCTGCGCCTTGATCTGATTGCCGACGCAAAGCTGCGCGAAGAATCGGAAGAAGTTCTGGCGAAGCGTAACATCTTCACGCCGGGAGCAATCGCGCTTGTCGAGAAAGCCGAAACCAATGGCGGCCTTGATGAAGCTGACGCAAAAACCTTCGTTGCAGAAGTGCTGGAAACATTCCGCTGGCACGATCATGCCAATGTAAGCGCAGAGCTTTACCATCGCCTCCACGATGCGCATCGCCTGATCGCCGACGTTGTGTCCTTCAAGGGTCCACACATCAACCACCTGACACCACGCACGCTCGACATCGACGCTGTGCAGGTTCAGATGCCGGATCGCGGCATCAACCCGAAGGCAGTTGTCGAAGGTCCACCAACCCGCAAATGCCCGATCCTTCTGCGCCAGACCTCGTTCAAGGCGCTGGAAGAAGAAGTCTCGTTTGTCAGCGCAGATGGCACCTGGACCCCAGGCTCTCACACCGCCCGTTTCGGTGAAATCGAACAGCGCGGCGTAGCATTGACACCAAAGGGCCGAGCACTTTACGACAAGCTGCTCAACGACACCCGTGCCATTGCACGCCCGGCGCCTGATGGTTCGAACTCGGCTGAATATGTGAAGGCACTGAGCGACACCTTTGCCGCTTTCCCTGACACATGGGCAGGCATTCGCGAAGAAGCGCTTGGCTATTTCGCCTACTCGGTTAAGGATGCCGCACGTCTTGCAGCTTTCAAACCTGACACCGATATTGAAACTCTGATCGAAGGCGGCGCAGTCCAGTTCGATCCGATCATCTATGAAGACTTCCTGCCGGTCAGTGCCGCTGGTATCTTCCAGTCCAATCTGGGCGACGACGACGCGCAGGATTTTGTGGAAAGCCCGAACCAGAAGCGTTTCGAGGAAGACCTTGGTGCAAAGGTTCTTAATGAATTCGAGCATTATGCTCGTATTGAACGCGAATCCATCGAAGCTGTACAGGCCCGCCTGAGCGGTCTTGAAGCAGCCGAATAA
- a CDS encoding SIS domain-containing protein encodes MQTAPSLMLQETEQSPSVVAMLLEAEAGTFAEISRLFEKQPAVITTAARGSSDHAATFFKYLMEIATGIPVASIGPSVASVYGAQLKLTGGLHFTVSQSGASPDIIAVQDAAKRGGATTVAVVNVTDSPLAKGADIVLALHAGEEKSVAATKSFIASVAALSGVVAAASNDVRLKEGLSRLPEALSATKPEGREAVEDLLVEAKSLFTGGRGTAYAISLEAALKAKETANIHAEAFSLAELMHGPMRLVEAGFPILSFIPQDEALETSIQALGRLGSFGANLVSFGDASVPGHRVPSASTGNGHLGPLVSLINYYRIIESVTRRKGYDPDKPRHLNKVTSTV; translated from the coding sequence ATGCAAACTGCTCCATCGTTGATGCTGCAAGAAACCGAACAGTCACCGTCTGTCGTGGCGATGCTTCTTGAGGCTGAGGCCGGGACATTTGCTGAAATTAGCCGCCTTTTTGAAAAGCAGCCCGCAGTGATTACGACAGCGGCCCGCGGTTCATCTGATCATGCTGCGACGTTTTTCAAGTATCTGATGGAGATTGCGACCGGCATTCCGGTTGCCTCGATTGGGCCATCGGTGGCCTCCGTTTATGGCGCACAACTGAAACTGACAGGAGGGCTGCATTTCACGGTTTCGCAATCGGGTGCCAGCCCGGATATTATTGCGGTGCAGGACGCTGCAAAGCGGGGAGGGGCGACAACCGTTGCAGTGGTCAACGTCACGGATAGTCCGCTTGCGAAGGGTGCAGATATTGTGCTCGCCCTTCATGCGGGTGAAGAGAAAAGCGTTGCTGCAACGAAATCCTTTATTGCATCAGTTGCTGCGCTTTCAGGCGTGGTTGCTGCTGCCAGCAACGATGTGCGGCTGAAGGAGGGTTTGAGCCGCTTGCCAGAAGCACTTTCCGCAACGAAGCCGGAAGGTCGTGAGGCAGTGGAAGACCTGTTGGTTGAGGCAAAGTCGCTGTTCACAGGTGGACGCGGCACGGCCTATGCCATTTCCCTTGAAGCCGCACTCAAGGCCAAGGAAACCGCCAATATTCATGCGGAAGCATTCTCGCTTGCCGAGCTGATGCATGGGCCGATGCGGCTGGTGGAAGCTGGTTTTCCAATTCTGTCGTTCATTCCGCAGGATGAGGCGCTTGAAACAAGCATTCAGGCACTGGGCAGGCTTGGATCGTTCGGCGCGAACCTTGTCTCGTTTGGTGATGCTTCGGTGCCGGGCCATCGGGTGCCGTCTGCGAGCACCGGCAACGGCCATCTCGGCCCGCTGGTTTCGCTCATCAACTATTATCGGATCATTGAATCGGTCACGCGCCGCAAGGGCTACGATCCCGATAAGCCCCGTCATTTGAACAAGGTGACTTCGACCGTCTAA
- a CDS encoding aldehyde dehydrogenase family protein, whose product MNTAVKKLDVKKEAADLLAKLGVDADLYTSGDLAGFSPVSGEQIASIKTHSKEDAVKIIDKADEAFRAWRTVPAPKRGELIRLLGEELRASKEDLGRLVSLEAGKIPSEGLGEVQEMIDICDFAVGLSRQLYGLTIATERAGHRMMETWHPLGVVGVISAFNFPVAVWAWNSALALVCGNAVVWKPSEKTLLTAIACDAILKRAIKRFGDAPEGLAEVVLGDRTVGEVLVDSPKVPVLSATGSTRMGREVGPRLAKRFARAILELGGNNAGIVCPSADLDMALRAIAFGAMGTAGQRCTTLRRLFVHESVYDALVPRLQKAYASVTVGSPLETTALVGPLIDKVAFDNMQKALKEAAAHGGKVQGGERVDTGHENAYYVRPAIVEMPKQEGPVLEETFAPILYVMKYSDFDDVLASHNEVGAGLSSSIFTLNLQEAERFLSVEGSDCGIANVNIGTSGAEIGGAFGGEKETGGGRESGSDAWKGYMRRATNTINYSKALPLAQGVSFDID is encoded by the coding sequence ATGAACACCGCTGTTAAAAAACTCGACGTGAAAAAAGAAGCCGCTGATCTGCTTGCAAAGCTTGGCGTTGATGCAGACCTTTACACGTCGGGCGACCTCGCTGGCTTCAGCCCGGTCTCCGGTGAACAGATCGCTTCGATCAAAACTCACAGCAAAGAAGATGCCGTCAAGATCATCGACAAGGCTGACGAAGCTTTCCGCGCTTGGCGCACTGTTCCAGCTCCAAAGCGTGGCGAACTGATCCGTCTTCTGGGTGAAGAACTCCGCGCTTCCAAAGAAGATCTCGGCCGTCTCGTATCGCTCGAAGCTGGCAAGATTCCTTCGGAAGGCCTTGGCGAAGTACAGGAAATGATCGACATCTGTGATTTCGCAGTCGGTCTGTCGCGTCAGCTCTACGGTCTTACCATCGCAACCGAACGCGCTGGCCATCGCATGATGGAAACCTGGCATCCGCTTGGCGTTGTCGGCGTTATCTCGGCCTTCAACTTCCCTGTTGCTGTCTGGGCATGGAACTCGGCGCTCGCTCTCGTTTGCGGCAACGCGGTTGTCTGGAAGCCATCGGAAAAGACCCTGCTCACCGCTATTGCATGTGACGCAATCCTGAAGCGCGCCATCAAGCGTTTTGGCGATGCTCCAGAAGGTCTGGCTGAAGTTGTACTCGGCGACCGAACTGTTGGTGAAGTTCTCGTTGACAGCCCGAAGGTTCCTGTTCTTTCAGCAACCGGTTCGACCCGCATGGGCCGCGAAGTTGGTCCACGCCTTGCAAAGCGTTTTGCACGTGCAATCCTCGAACTCGGCGGCAACAATGCCGGTATCGTCTGCCCATCGGCCGATCTCGACATGGCGCTGCGCGCAATCGCTTTCGGTGCAATGGGCACCGCTGGTCAGCGTTGCACCACGCTTCGTCGTCTGTTCGTGCATGAAAGCGTTTACGACGCTCTCGTCCCACGTCTGCAGAAGGCATATGCCAGCGTTACCGTTGGTTCGCCGCTCGAAACCACAGCTCTGGTCGGTCCATTGATCGACAAGGTTGCTTTCGACAACATGCAGAAGGCACTCAAGGAAGCAGCTGCTCACGGCGGCAAGGTACAGGGCGGCGAACGCGTCGATACTGGCCATGAAAACGCTTACTATGTGCGTCCGGCTATCGTTGAAATGCCAAAGCAGGAAGGCCCGGTTCTCGAAGAAACCTTCGCACCGATCCTTTACGTCATGAAATATTCCGACTTCGACGACGTGCTGGCGAGCCATAACGAAGTTGGTGCAGGCCTGTCCTCGTCGATTTTCACGCTCAACTTGCAGGAAGCAGAGCGCTTCCTTTCGGTTGAAGGTTCGGATTGCGGTATTGCAAACGTCAATATCGGCACTTCGGGTGCTGAAATCGGCGGCGCATTTGGCGGCGAAAAGGAAACCGGCGGTGGCCGTGAATCGGGTTCGGATGCGTGGAAGGGCTATATGCGCCGCGCAACCAACACCATCAACTACTCGAAGGCTCTGCCGCTCGCACAGGGCGTTTCCTTCGACATCGACTAA
- a CDS encoding FAD-binding oxidoreductase, with translation MLNDPRSHGLWEKTAPAAPKTTSLNGDLAADVVIVGGGFTGLSTALHLAEKGTNAVVLEGVEIGYGGSGRNVGLVNAGMWVMPDDLPGVLGQQYGDRLLDVLGNAPKLVFEIIEKHKIACEVEKQGTLHCAVGKKGLKELEDRYEQWARRGANVKLLDAKETEAKVGTKAYSGSLLDLRAGTIQPLAYVRGLAHAAVAAGARIFTQSPVIGASEQNGKWVVRTASGTVTADWIVVATNAYTNVPWPEVRAELVHLPYFNMATKPLSDNIKRSILPERQGAWDTKEVLSSFRFDQQGRLVFGSVGALRNTGASVHKAWAKKSLKRLFPQIGDVEFESEWYGKIGMTNDSLPKFHRLARNVVGFSGYNGRGIAPGTVFGKHLAKLVSGEISQADLPLPVSDPKEQSFRGLREAYYEAGAQVAHAAEIII, from the coding sequence ATGTTGAACGATCCGCGCTCGCATGGCCTTTGGGAAAAGACCGCTCCTGCTGCACCGAAGACCACGTCGCTGAATGGTGACCTGGCCGCCGATGTGGTGATCGTGGGCGGCGGATTTACCGGCCTTTCGACGGCTTTGCATCTGGCTGAAAAAGGCACCAACGCCGTCGTACTGGAAGGCGTTGAGATCGGCTATGGTGGTTCCGGTCGCAATGTGGGCCTTGTCAATGCTGGCATGTGGGTGATGCCGGATGATTTGCCGGGCGTGCTTGGCCAGCAATATGGCGACCGTCTGCTTGATGTGCTCGGCAATGCGCCGAAGCTGGTTTTTGAAATCATCGAGAAACACAAGATTGCCTGCGAAGTGGAAAAGCAGGGTACACTGCATTGCGCTGTTGGTAAGAAAGGTCTCAAGGAGCTTGAAGACCGCTATGAACAATGGGCGCGGCGCGGTGCCAATGTGAAGCTGCTCGACGCAAAGGAAACCGAAGCCAAGGTCGGCACCAAGGCCTATTCCGGATCGCTGCTCGATCTGCGCGCCGGAACAATTCAGCCGCTTGCCTATGTGCGCGGGCTTGCGCATGCAGCCGTTGCTGCGGGTGCCCGGATTTTCACGCAAAGCCCTGTGATCGGCGCCAGCGAACAGAATGGCAAATGGGTGGTCAGGACGGCTTCCGGCACGGTTACGGCTGACTGGATCGTGGTTGCAACCAACGCCTATACTAATGTGCCATGGCCGGAAGTGCGCGCCGAGCTTGTGCATCTGCCCTATTTCAACATGGCCACCAAGCCTCTCTCGGACAATATCAAGCGTTCGATTCTGCCGGAGCGTCAGGGCGCTTGGGACACCAAGGAAGTTCTGTCGTCTTTCCGCTTTGACCAGCAGGGCCGTCTTGTGTTTGGCAGCGTCGGTGCGCTGCGCAATACGGGTGCGAGTGTGCATAAGGCATGGGCAAAGAAGTCGCTCAAGCGTCTCTTCCCGCAAATCGGCGACGTGGAATTTGAATCGGAATGGTATGGCAAGATCGGCATGACCAATGACAGTCTGCCGAAGTTCCATCGCCTTGCACGCAATGTTGTAGGCTTCTCCGGCTATAACGGTCGTGGCATTGCGCCGGGCACAGTGTTCGGCAAACATCTGGCGAAACTCGTTTCAGGCGAAATCAGCCAGGCTGATCTGCCGCTTCCGGTCAGCGATCCAAAAGAACAGAGTTTCCGCGGTCTGCGTGAAGCCTATTATGAAGCAGGCGCTCAGGTGGCACATGCGGCTGAGATAATTATTTGA
- a CDS encoding LysR family transcriptional regulator, which yields MKLSRRLIPDIATLQAFECAARHGSFTQAANELNLTQSAVSRQIKDLESQLGVLLFERIRQRILLSDAGRKFLPEVRRLLNQTEDTMLRAMASAQSTSSFSVATLPTFGTRWLMPRIPDFIEKHPGIAINVASRSGVFDFEEQPFDLAIHYGQPVWAHATCTFLCSEVIVPVASPSLLKARHPANPEELEDEPLLHLATRPKMWAQWFESCGVEGKSAYRGHRFDQFSMVIGAALAGLGFALLPLYLIEQELRNGELVMLFEQPMRTENDYYLVVPEGKLENPLTQVFCQWIAGQVGNVVL from the coding sequence ATGAAGCTTAGCAGGAGACTGATCCCCGACATTGCCACGCTGCAAGCGTTTGAATGTGCGGCCCGCCATGGCAGTTTCACGCAGGCTGCCAACGAATTGAACCTCACACAAAGCGCTGTCAGCCGTCAGATCAAGGATCTCGAAAGTCAGCTCGGGGTCTTGTTGTTTGAGCGCATCCGCCAGCGCATTCTTTTATCTGATGCAGGGCGAAAGTTCCTGCCGGAAGTGCGGCGTCTGCTCAACCAGACTGAGGATACCATGTTGCGCGCTATGGCGTCAGCGCAATCGACATCGTCATTCAGCGTGGCGACGCTGCCGACTTTTGGTACACGCTGGCTGATGCCGCGCATCCCGGATTTTATTGAAAAGCATCCCGGGATTGCTATCAATGTGGCTTCGCGTTCCGGCGTTTTCGACTTTGAAGAACAGCCGTTTGACCTTGCCATTCATTATGGACAGCCGGTCTGGGCACATGCGACCTGCACCTTCCTGTGCTCAGAAGTGATTGTGCCTGTGGCAAGCCCGAGCCTTTTGAAAGCACGCCATCCGGCAAACCCCGAAGAGCTGGAAGATGAGCCGTTGCTGCATCTTGCGACCCGCCCTAAAATGTGGGCGCAATGGTTTGAAAGCTGTGGCGTTGAAGGCAAGTCGGCTTATCGTGGTCACCGTTTTGATCAGTTTTCGATGGTGATCGGGGCGGCACTTGCAGGCCTTGGCTTCGCGCTGTTGCCGCTTTATCTGATCGAGCAGGAATTGCGCAACGGTGAACTGGTCATGCTTTTTGAGCAGCCGATGCGGACCGAGAATGACTATTATCTGGTGGTTCCGGAAGGCAAACTTGAGAACCCGCTGACGCAGGTTTTCTGTCAGTGGATCGCTGGACAGGTGGGGAACGTTGTTCTTTAG